CGATATTTCGATATGTTTTTTTGCGCTTTGATTCATGCCTTATCCGAAAAATCAGCCGATCAGCAATTTAACGGCAAAAACGAGAACCGTCACCGTCACGAACTTCTTCAGCCAGTCATGCCCTTTTTCAACTGCAAGACGCGTTCCGATTATCCCGCCGAGGGAGTTCCCGGCGGCCAGAGCCAGTCCGAGGCTGTAATCAACCTCGCCATGGTAGATAAAAACAGACAGGGCAACCACCGTAAAAGCGAAGATGACAATCACCTTGACGGCATTGATCCGGACCAGGTCGAGACCGTGCAGCAGCAGCCCGGCAATGACAATAAAACCGACCCCGGCCTGAACGAAACCACCATAGACACCGACGCCAAAAAACGTAACCAGCAGCAGGATCAGCCGTCCGCCCGAGATTTTTTCTTCCTCTACTTTCAACTTCTTGACCGGATCGAGTGCCGTAAAAATCATGACT
The nucleotide sequence above comes from Desulfuromonas sp.. Encoded proteins:
- a CDS encoding integrase encodes the protein MDPLYWQIPLLAGVGLIAGILNILAGGGSLLTLPVLIFVGLPASTANGTNRIAIFCQNIFAMNGFRKRGVFPLKLALICTMPALLGSYFGATLAINIDDALFKKILALIMIGVMIFTALDPVKKLKVEEEKISGGRLILLLVTFFGVGVYGGFVQAGVGFIVIAGLLLHGLDLVRINAVKVIVIFAFTVVALSVFIYHGEVDYSLGLALAAGNSLGGIIGTRLAVEKGHDWLKKFVTVTVLVFAVKLLIG